The following are encoded in a window of Anopheles stephensi strain Indian chromosome X, UCI_ANSTEP_V1.0, whole genome shotgun sequence genomic DNA:
- the LOC118506375 gene encoding uncharacterized protein K02A2.6-like, whose product MVNQELRNFHGRSESLSTVNGCLLFGERLVATKREILTAVKGHPGMEKLKALARSYVYWPGIDREIEEKVRRCQRCRAVAKSPALSKPIPWPEVAAPWQRVHVDFAGPLDGMYYLLVIDTFTKSPEIVATTTMTAKTTIRILREIFSRFGMPNVLVSDNGTQFTSTEFELFCTINGIEHLRTAPFHPQSNGQAERFVDTFKRALRKMEGEAGSVQEAVDIFLMTYRSTPHKLLERNQSPAELMLGRRLRTCMELLRPTMNVSSGVKVGEPLRKYERNDLVYAKQYYRNKWKWVAGTVRKRLGSVM is encoded by the coding sequence atggtAAATCAGGAGTTGCGAAATTTCCACGGCAGGAGTGAGTCTCTGTCGACAGTAAACGGATGTTTGCTTTTTGGTGAGCGATTAGTAGCCACAAAGAGAGAGATACTTACTGCAGTTAAGGGCCATCCCGGAATGGAAAAATTGAAAGCACTAGCAAGAAGTTATGTATATTGGCCCGGGATAGACCGTGAGATAGAGGAGAAAGTGAGAAGATGTCAGCGATGTAGGGCAGTTGCGAAATCTCCCGCTCTTAGTAAACCCATCCCTTGGCCAGAAGTAGCTGCTCCGTGGCAGCGTGTACATGTTGATTTTGCGGGGCCTCTCGATGGAATGTATTACTTGCTAGTAATCGATACATTCACTAAATCGCCAGAGATAGTAGCGACTACAACCAtgacagcaaaaacaacaatcagGATTTTACGGGAAATATTTAGTCGTTTTGGGATGCCGAATGTTTTAGTGAGCGATAATGGGACGCAGTTTACAAGCACGGAATTTGAGctattttgtacaataaacggCATTGAGCATTTGCGAACAGCCCCTTTCCATCCGCAATCCAACGGACAAGCGGAAAGATTTGTTGATACTTTTAAGCGAGCACTTAGGAAAATGGAGGGGGAAGCTGGTTCAGTACAAGAAGCCGTGGATATTTTCCTAATGACGTATCGTAGCACGCCACATAAATTGTTAGAACGAAATCAGTCGCCAGCAGAATTGATGTTAGGCCGTAGATTGCGCACGTGTATGGAGCTTTTGCGACCAACTATGAATGTAAGCTCAGGCGTTAAAGTCGGTGAACCGCTTAGGAAATATGAACGTAATGATCTCGTCTACGCAAAACAGTATTATCGGAATAAGTGGAAGTGGGTAGCCGGAACAGTTAGGAAACGATTAGGTTCGGTGATGTAA
- the LOC118513984 gene encoding uncharacterized protein LOC118513984 isoform X1: MKSDTTYSFFDNITLAEGLRYIAVTKNLSRSTVNMILALLRRKLNVLLPTDSRTLLKTPSQISVDGLPLHNSSARQLWPILMKVEELPEAPVMLVGTYCGYTKPDNIEQYLRPLVTEINELHERGLMFGDKMVHTKLCMFIADSPARCFVNATIIFVGKHSCLKCSCVGVHEANKVIFVYVDAELRTDEGFRNREDREHHKSWRSPLEDISCFDLFQL; encoded by the exons ATGAAGAGTGACACCACCTATAGTTTCTTCGATAACATAACGCTGGCAGAAGGGCTTCGTTATATTGCCGTCACGAAAAATTTATCGCGGTCAACCGTCAACATGATACTGGCCCTACTTCGAAGAAAACTAAATGTGTTGCTGCCAACGGATTCGCGCACCTTGCTGAAAACGCCTTCCCAA ATTTCCGTCGACGGATTACCGCTTCATAATAGTTCGGCAAGGCAACTATGGCCGATTCTTATGAAGGTTGAGGAACTGCCAGAAGCCCCGGTAATGTTAGTTGGGACATATTGCGGATACACCAAGCCGGACAACATCGAGCAGTATTTGCGGCCACTCGTGACGGAAATAAATGAACTGCATGAGAGAGGTTTGATGTTCGGCGATAAAATGGTGCATACTAAACTATGCATGTTTATCGCGGATTCACCTGCTCGCTGTTTTGTCAACG CTACCATTATCTTCGTTGGAAAACATAGCTGCCTGAAATGTTCCTGCGTTGGAGTGCACGAAGCGAACAAGgtaatttttgtttatgtGGATGCTGAGTTGCGTACAGATGAAGGGTTCAGGAACAGGGAAGATAGAGAGCATCATAAAAGTTGGCGATCACCGTTAGAAGATATTAGCTGCtttgatttgtttcaattgtaG
- the LOC118513466 gene encoding uncharacterized protein LOC118513466 — translation MSHTVKELKASGKFAKLSAAKKRMLEEDWQREHQAGTSSADLLVNAVPPSAEVAVVDNAPVLEVSEETEETSYILEDDDDIPEDHNTFDGNVATDERKKMTFPEGLRRWALASKISLAHVNDLLLLVRDTTDYYVPKDARTFLNTPTRVGSQIATVAGGQLWYQGIETALQNYFSNTKPTIDRLDINLSMDGIPVYNNGPTQLWPILMQLHNISGTPVLVIGVFCGSSKPNNCEDYLRPLVTELNQLLESGFKIGGKQYHVNLRLIVADSPARAFIKGAAYFNAIHGCMKCKCVGVHVKDARKVIFENSEAEKRTDAEFRSGLYAAHYKRPSPLIEIKNFNIVENVIVGDRLHLIDLGVTKKLLKGWSHGGLEPFTKWSSKECDRINKLFKLIEFPSEITDRTLRPLHYLHYWKGTEYRTFLHYASLAILSDFLNEGAFHHFKLYFCAVTFLSSNYYSQYWEYAGSLLKTFVNQFGTIYSRNHLTSNIHNLIHVSEEVDRFGPLHTFSTYRFENHLQIIKGLIRSGSKTLQQVICRLGERKECNVAAEETLESYPKLKIKNSEVICYVRNGFVLKTGNKDSWFLTKSNHIMQYSSATTEASNIIKIEGHVLPNHIPAFSYPCCANLINTFRATMDNLVASTVTINLTEIKCKLVAARTSKQTEFIFTPLLHTLGWEEL, via the exons ATGTCTCACACTGTGAAAGAGTTGAAAGCAAGTGGAAAGTTTGCAAAACTAAGTGCGGCTAAAAAGCGTATGCTGGAGGAAGATTGGCAGCGCGAACATCAAGCAGGAACGAGTAGCGCAGATTTGTTGGTGAATG CCGTCCCTCCGTCTGCTGAGGTTGCGGTGGTTGACAACGCGCCAGTACTTGAAGTATCCGAGGAAACGGAAGAGACTTCGTACATCCTTGAAGACGATGACGACATTCCCGAGGACCATAATACTTTTGATGGTAATGTAGCGACTGATGAACGTAAAAAAATGACGTTCCCAGAAGGTCTACGCCGTTGGGCCCTTGCGTCAAAAATTTCACTGGCGCATGTGAATGATCTGTTGTTGCTAGTTCGCGACACAACCGATTATTATGTGCCCAAAGATGCCAGGACATTTTTAAATACGCCAACACGTGTTGGAAGCCAGATAGCGACTGTGGCAGGCGGTCAGCTTTGGTATCAGGGGATTGAAACCGCCCTGCAAAACTATTTTAG TAACACAAAGCCCACCATCGATCGTTTGGATATCAATCTCTCGATGGATGGAATTCCTGTATACAATAACGGTCCAACCCAGCTTTGGCCCATTTTGATGCAATTACACAACATCTCTGGGACACCTGTTCTGGTGATAGGTGTTTTTTGTGGATCCAGTAAGCCGAATAACTGTGAAGATTATTTACGACCGTTGGTGACCGAATTGAACCAACTTTTGGAGTCTGGTTTCAAAATAGGAGGAAAGCAATACCATGTAAACTTGCGTCTAATTGTAGCAGACTCACCAGCAAGAGCCTTCATAAAAG GTGCAGCCTACTTCAACGCAATTCACGGTTGCATGAAATGCAAGTGTGTAGGAGTGCACGTGAAAGATGCTCGGAAGGTTATTTTCGAGAATTCCGAAGCAGAAAAACGCACCGATGCAGAGTTCAGGAGCGGGTTGTATGCTGCGCATTATAAGCGACCATCCCCGCTTATTGAGATTAAGAATTTCAACATAGTTGAAAACGTTATAGTTGGAGATAGGCTGCATTTAATAGATCTTGGAGTGACGAAGAAACTATTGAAAGGCTGGTCGCATGGTGGGTTGGAACCATTTACTAAGTGGTCGTCTAAAGAATGTGATAGGATTAACAAACTATTTAAGTTAATTGAATTTCCCTCGGAAATAACTGATCGTACTCTACGTCCTTTACATTACCTGCATTATTGGAAAGGTACTGAATATCGTACCTTCCTCCATTATGCAAGCCTGGCCATACTGTCGGACTTTTTAAATGAAGGTGCGTTCCATCATTTCAAACTTTATTTTTGTGCTGTTACATTTTTGTCATCGAACTATTATAGCCAATATTGGGAATACGCAGGCTCTTTACTAAAGACATTCGTCAATCAGTTCGGTACAATTTATAGCCGAAATCACTTGACCAGCAACATTCACAATTTAATACACGTAAGTGAAGAGGTAGATAGGTTTGGTCCACTCCACACGTTTTCAACCTATCGATTTGAAAACCATTTACAAATCATAAAAGGCTTGATAAGAAGTGGTTCCAAAACACTGCAACAAGTAATTTGCAGATTAGGAGAGCGCAAAGAGTGCAATGTTGCGGCCGAGGAAACCTTAGAATCGTAtccaaaattaaaaataaaaaacagtgAGGTAATTTGCTATGTTAGGAATGGATTTGTACTGAAAACAGGAAACAAAGACAGCTGGTTTCTTACAAAAAGTAATCATATTATGCAATACAGCTCTGCTACTACAGAGGCGAgtaatattattaaaattgaggGCCATGTTTTGCCAAACCATATCCCGGCATTTAGCTATCCTTGCTGTGCAAATTTAATAAACACATTCAGAGCAACGATGGACAACCTTGTAGCATCCACCGTAACCATTAATTTAACTGAAATTAAATGTAAGCTAGTAGCAGCAAggacaagcaaacaaactgaatTCATATTTACGCCACTACTACATACTTTGGGATGGGAGGAGTTATGA
- the LOC118513935 gene encoding uncharacterized protein LOC118513935 has product METTNKEDMWCEDTYEEVGTNQVPTIQFPNIPNLQIIKIIGEPQLNSTNNNNNLAVDMQPCNSSCHANTEKCADRAIQPDEICGNEQTNKRAKLSSEAEIAELRAKVDRLEKENKYLKDLIDNKLDILIRNSARHREAVEELVAVSCPRQGLLSRNEFELAKLNTKEELDTFEQSISTDPSFKENVVRYLQRQITVADVDSRLHGALDFLFTRPFFATISWTGKSKPGSTKIEFRKCEGILLLLKEIGSNARVLATPKYVADFIKIRLKHAPSRANLSPTKHTSLHKKRN; this is encoded by the exons ATGGAAACGACAAATAAGGAGGACATGTGGTGTGAGGACACCTACGAAGAAGTTGGTACAAACCAAGTTCCAACCATTCAGTTTCCAAATA TTCCAAACCTccaaataatcaaaataataGGGGAACCACAGCTCAATTCCacgaacaataataataacctTGCAGTCGACATGCAGCCATGTA ATTCTTCTTGTCATGCCAACACCGAGAAATGCGCGGATCGAGCAATCCAACCAGATGAAATTTGCGGCAATGAACAAA CTAACAAAAGAGCAAAATTGTCTTCAGAAGCAGAGATTGCGGAGCTTAGAGCCAAAGTGGATCGGttagagaaagaaaataagtATTTAAAGGATCTTATAGACAATAAACTTGATATACTTATTAGAAATTCAGCCCGGCATCGAGAAGCTGTAGAGGAGTTAGTCGCTGTAAGTTGTCCTAGGCAAGGTCTACTTTCTAGGAACGAATTTGAGCTAGCCAAGCTTAATACAAAAGAAGAATTAGATACCTTTGAGCAATCGATTAGCACTGACCCATCATTTAAAGAAAATGTAGTTAGGTATTTGCAGAGGCAAATAACAGTCGCAGATGTAGACAGTCGATTACATGGAGCGCTTGATTTCCTTTTTACTCGACCATTTTTTGCCACAATCAGTTGGACTGGAAAAAGTAAGCCGGGATCAACGAAGATAGAGTTCAGGAAGTGTGAAGGCATACTTCTTCTGTTAAAAGAAATAGGAAGTAATGCGAGAGTTTTAGCAACTCCCAAATACGTTGcagattttataaaaattcGTCTTAAGCACGCTCCGTCTCGAGCTAACCTTTCTCCTACCAAACACACTTCTcttcataaaaaaagaaattaa
- the LOC118513745 gene encoding uncharacterized protein LOC118513745: MSDIKRARKSGRFYRRSNKFKALNPSVEIGQEATQAETCPQSLPLDLFEDESTVPPIGINEPQIEDEDEPLVDYMFSDNDDEDDDSFLKNDNALTLDKLSVVDGIRYWALSTNATHKSIDMVLKLFRKVNVKVPATAKTLLQTKRNASSEIMEIGGGQFWYHGIKKCLCNYYRYDKPPSKQLTLTISIDGLPLHNSSAMQFWPILFKIVEDSKAPVMTAAIFCGYNKPESTEQYLRPMVEELNDLISNGLDMHGENVAVKLLAIVADTPARSFVKGVTSHTGYGSCLKCTIEGEYLGHKVTFVGLNAPKRTDQAFRNDAYPGHRKVHTPLLDILFFDIIEDICVADRMHLIDLGATKRLLLGWRDGTLGIKRWTEKQCKRISEAFQKY, encoded by the exons atgtcggaTATAAAACGTGCACGGAAAAGTGGAAGATTTTACCGGCGGTCGAACAAGTTTAAGGCGCTGAATCCATCAGTTGAAATTGGACAAGAAGCGACACAAGCTGAAACAT GCCCCCAATCGTTACCTTTAGATCTATTTGAAGATGAATCTACAGTACCACCAATCGGTATAAATGAACCCCAAATTGAGGACGAAGATGAACCATTGGTAGATTACATGTTTtctgataatgatgatgaggatgacgatagttttttgaaaaatgacAATGCTCTAACGCTGGATAAGTTGTCCGTAGTAGACGGAATTCGATATTGGGCATTGTCAACAAATGCCACGCATAAGTCCATTGACATGGTGTTAAAGTTATTCCGAAAGGTTAATGTAAAAGTCCCTGCAACTGCTAAAACCTTgctgcaaacgaaacgaaacgcatCGTCAGAAATAATGGAAATTGGAGGAGGACAATTTTGGTACCATGGCATTAAAAAGTGTTTGTGTAATTACTACCG ATACGACAAGCCGCCATCGAAGCAACTGACGCTGACTATATCCATTGATGGATTACCGTTGCATAACAGTTCTGCAATGCAATTCTGGCCAATACTTTTTAAAATAGTAGAGGATTCAAAAGCACCGGTAATGACTGCTGCTATTTTTTGCGGCTATAACAAACCAGAGAGCACCGAACAGTATCTCCGCCCAATGGTTGAGGaattgaatgatttaataTCCAATGGTTTAGACATGCACGGTGAAAATGTCGCCGTTAAGCTTTTGGCCATAGTTGCTGACACGCCGGCAAGGTCGTTTGtgaaag gtGTTACTAGCCACACCGGCTACGgaagctgtttaaaatgtactATCGAAGGAGAGTATTTGGGCCATAAAGTTACATTTGTCGGTTTAAATGCTCCAAAACGAACAGACCAAGCATTCAGAAATGACGCTTATCCCGGACACCGCAAAGTGCACACCCCTCTGTTGGACATTCTATTTTTCGACATTATTGAAGATATATGTGTAGCAGATCGGATGCATCTTATTGACTTAGGAGCAACAAAGCGGTTGCTTCTGGGATGGCGAGACGGTACATTGGGCATAAAACGATGGACggaaaaacaatgcaaacgGATTTCGGAGGCTTTTCAAAAGTACTAA